The window CTGAGCACTGGGAAATAATTCTTGTAGTATTGGCAGGCCCTGATCCCATTGCAGCCTGAGTCTGATTAATAACGTTGAATGTACATCCCCATTTGATTTTATCAGAACCATTATAAGTAAGATTGGAAGGTGCTGCTTCCAGATATCTCCAGCCGTCTGTAAACTCTCCTTTATCATAAAAGACATATCCTCCTGATGCACCGATAGCTCCCGCAGTTTTAAATGTTTTTTCATCCGAATAATATACCTGGGCTCCTTCTTTTACATACGATCTTACATAATAGGTAGTGTTCGGAAGTAATGCTGTAGCTTCCAGCTCGTACGCTGAATAATTGTTAGGATTTGATATTTTGATGATCTGGCCGTTTGATATATTAACTCCTGCACTCGTTCTGTAGCAGAATCCTTTTTCATCAGGATAGAACGCTTCAAGATAATTCACCGTGATATCATCAGTACTTAAAGTGGCGGAAGTGGTGTATATAGCCTTAGCCATTTTGAAAGTAATATCCATCTTTGCAGGTGTAACGAATGTTATGTTATCTCCATAAATAATATCCCCGTTATTAGCTGCAACATATGCTCTTACATAATAAGTTGTTGACTTTTCAAAATCAGTACTGTAAGTCGCCATAAGCTGATAATCTCCTGTAGTATTGGTATACTCTTCAATCATTTTGGAGTTGCTGACGGTGGGATTAATATTCTTTGCCCAGCAGAACCCGCGTCTTGAATATCCCGATCCGGAAGAGGTTACTGTTCCTGCAAATTTGAACTGTGCATTGCTGAAAGTAGGTTTACCGGTTACCACTTTTGGAGAAGCACTGATGTTGCTGGAGGTACCGTTTTCATCATCCCTTCCGCTGTCTGAACCACATGATAGCAGTGCAAGGGATAAGAATAGAAATAATAATTTCTTCATGATTATGTTATTAGTTTTTAATTAGGTCGGCAAATATATAGAAAAAGATGATCACTTTAAAAAAAATAATTTGCCTGTGGTTGAGAGTGTTCCAAAAGATAAAACCAAAAACGCCACCCGATACCATCAGATGACGTCATGGAATTTATTTAAAAATCCTGATAAAACTATCTTTTTCCAGGCTTTCCAGCGAGAAATCAAAATCAGCTTCTGCTTTTTCTGTGGTAATCTCTGCTCCAAGCTCTTTTACAAGCTCATTGAAAGGCATTGCATTGTACCATTGCTGATACAGAGCACTTGTTGCCATCACGGAAACCTGATTATTTCCTGAAACATGGGCATGTCCGGCTCCGAAATTCAACAGTACGAAACATTGCTTTTCATTTTTGGTTGCCAGCATTCCCAGGATCATCTGCTTTTGTACAGAATTACATCTGGCTTCAGCAAAGAGGTGGTTAGGATTCATCATATAGTCGTAAGAAATATGATCTCCTTTTCCGATTACGATTTTATATCCGCAATTGGCATCTCCACTGAAAACATTGTTCATGACAAGCGTTGGTGCGCAATGCCCTTTATTGGCGTAAAGATATTCAACAGCTCCATTGGGAGCAGAAGTCATATCTCCTGAATACATCAGTTGTCCGTCACCATGATTATAAGCTGCATTCCAACCTATTTTTCCGGCGATATTCAATCCCGAAAGGTCAAGGTCTCGGGCACCCCACTGATCTTCCCAATAAATACCTACAGCCAGTCTGTCACCATAAAAACGCGTTCCGGTAGGAATATTCCCCACAAACATTTTTTCAGAAGTTGGCAATGCAAATTCTACATTCTCCGGGAAATAGAATTTCTTTCCGGCAATATTTTCATATTTCAATTTTAAGAAATCCAGAATGAAATCGTAGTTGATTTGATTCACATAAGTTTCCTTCCCTTTTTTAGTCCATGATTTCCCGTTTCTTACCCTGTAGACAAAAGTATCCTGACCATACATTCTTGAGTAACATGCTGACAATGCTTTGAATAACGCAAACGGTGTCGCATTTTCCAGCCAATGCCAGTCACTGCTTTCCAGCAATGTATTGGTAGTATTATTCAATGGATTCGAGATCAACGGCTTATGATGAACTTTGGATAATTTTGATATTTTATTGATGACCTTCGGAGCTCTGTTTTTATAAGCAAGAAATAAAGGCTTAAATCTGTTAAAAATTTCCGCCATTTTTTCCAATCCAAAGCTTTCAAACAGGTAGGTCGGATTAAATTTACTTTGTTTGATTAAATTAATCAGATCATCATTTTTAATTAAAAGCGTTGTAATGGTTGTTTTATAAATTACATAACGGAAAAATTCGACAGGATTTTCAGGATAAATCTCGTACAGGTCAGCTATTTTTATAATCGCTTCTTTGTTTCTGATATTTTCTTTTCCCGTAAAATCATAATCAAGCTCTGTATGTAAAATAGAAAGCAAATCATCAATGGTTTCTTCTTTTAAAGCGATTCCTGATCTTAAAAGAGCAAGACATTTTTCCTGCATTTCTTCCACAGAGTAGGCTTTGATGACTTTAAAAACCATTTTCACATCAGGAACATTCAATACTTCATCAGGAATATAAATTTCACTTTGGAAATTACTTCCATAGGTTGAAATATAATGGCTGATCTGTTCAAAAAATAAATCAATTCTCGAAGTACTCTTTATTTTCTCCCAGGACTTATGAAAGGTTTTATTCAAATCATTTCCATTCAGTTTTTCCTTTGCATAATAAGAGACGATCTCTTTTTTTGCCCATAAAGCATCCGGTTCAATGATGAAACCATCATTAGAAATAAATGGCGTTTCATCCGATTTTCTGGCCAGTACCGCATTGAATAATTGTAGTGTTTTCATTGTTTTAAGTTTAAAAAATAAGTGAGGAGTAGATTCATTAAAAGTGAAGGGTATAGGAACTCCTTTTACCTATAGTTTATAAAAAGCGGGGAGTATTTTTCCAAAAAAAATAGAGGAACTCCCTTTGCCTTATAATTTGTAAAAAGGCGGAAAGTAATTCTAAATTATAGGAACTTTCTTTGCCTTAAATTTTTTACCTAATGAAAATGATGAGGTTAAAATAAGCATTTTCATTATGTTGAGGAGCAGACAGGACTCGAACCTGTGACCCACAATCTTGGTGATTAATAGGAACTTTATCTGCCTGCAGCGAAAAGTAATTTTGTTGCTCTAACCATCTGAGCTACTGCCCCTGCCTTTATATAATTTAGTTTTCGTTAAACCTTACGGATTTCTAAAACCCGTAAGGTTTGAATAGTAAGTAAGTTTTTAAAAAAGTTTAAACAATTTTAATAATAAGAAATTATGCTTTTCTGAATTTCTTCTTTTTCTTCCATGGAGCATTTTTCTGCACGTCTCCGGCCATAATACATCCATAAGGCATCACTTCATCCAGAACTTCGCAAAGCCCATATTCTTCTATTTGTGCTCTTACGTTCTTTGCACTTTTATAGGCGCTCGGAAGTTCAGAAATATCAATCTCATTAGAGTAGAAACGGATATCCAATCCTGCTGTTTCCTCATTGAAAATTTCTTCAGTTGTCTTATGTGCTAAAGACCTCTTATGCTGGCTTCTGCTGAAATTTCTTCCTGCTCCATGCGGTGCAAAACCTAAGTTTCTTTCATTGGTTTTTCCCTGAACAATCAGTACCGGTTCTGCCATATTCAACGGAATCAGTCTTGGTCCCGTAATATCCGGCATGAATTTATCATCCAGCGGAGTAGCCCCTTTTGCATGATAGAAAAGATCTCCATCTTTGAAAACGAAATTATGTTCGTTCCAATATCTGTTTTCTTTCTCCATTTCCAGCTTATTCAGCACGGCATCGTGAAGAGAAGTATGGTTTTCTTTTGTCCATTGTCTTATCAATTGCAGTGCTTCCCAGTAAGATTTACCTTCTTCAGTATCATAAGGAATCCAGGCATTTTCTCTCAGCGTTTCAGGAGAGATTTCCTGTCTGAAACGGTTGGCAACCTTCATTCCTTTATCATATAAAGCTGCTCCCGGAGCTCTTGATCCGTGATGCGTGACCATCATGGTATTCCCTGTATTTTTGGAAATTCCAACAAAAAGGAAGTGGTTTCCGTCTCCCTGGGTTCCCATATGAGAACGGGCAATGCTGATCAGTTTTTCATCATTTAAGAATTCATTTTCTCTGAAAGCCTCCATCAGTTCCTGAGACATAGGCATCTGTTCTCCTCTTGGTCTTCCTCCATATCCGAAGTGGGTGATGGAATGCGCTGCATCCAGAACATCTTTAGGATTGGTCTTTCCAAAATCCGTCAGCATCACAGAACAGCAGATATCTGCGCTATGGAATCCCGGGTGAATGGCATTTTGGGCAACCACCACACCTCCTACGGGAATCTGACCTTCAGGACCTGTAGGGCAGGCATCCGGCATTAAAGCACCACCTATCAGCGTAGGAGTCTTCATCAGAACGTTCATCGTTTGGATTACTTTTTCCACATTATCATTTTCGCTTTCATGTTCTGCACGGATGTTAATCATAAAATCCTTAGCCGTTTCATGAAGCGGAATAAGATCCGGCTGCTTAAACTGTACCAGATATGCTGCGATCTGATGCTCATCCAGATTATTCTCATTAATATAGGCAATGGCATCTTTAAACCATTTTGCTGGTCTATATCCTAATTCAATTAAATGATTTCCATTAAATTCCATATTGTTTCATTTTGATAATGCAAAGTAATACTGTTATTGCGCAATAGTTTTGCGTAGATAAAGAAATTTTAATTATTTTTACAAAAAAATTGTGTAAAAGGCGAAAAAGCCCATTGGCAGCTTCGTGAAAATAGTATATAATATAAAAAAATAAGATCCATGGTATTATTAGAACAATTAAAACATTTCCCGGAAACCATCCAGTTTAATGATGTGATCGCTTATATTGATGAGCATTATGAATTTACCCCTACCGCTTTTCAAAACGGAGATACTACCAATCAGGCAGGGCAGAATAATGGTTCATGTAAACTTTTCAGTTTTGCAAGCATTCATGATCTTACGCAAGAGGAAACCCTGGGGCTTTTTGGTGAATTTTACAGAGAAGATGTCTTGAAAAATCCGGATGGAACTGATCATCAGAACATCCGTAACTTTATGAAATACGGTTGGGAGGGAATTACTTTTGACGAAAATGCCTTAAAAGAAAAATAGTTTTTAAGAAAGAAGCAGAAATAAAAAGCAGATTTGCTTATTAAAAAAACACCAATCATTAAACACTAAGGTATGTCATCCAATAAAAATGCCCTGATCCGGTATAAAACATTAGATAAATGTCTTAAAAACAAATACAGGAAATATACGCTGGAAGATCTCATTGATGAATGTTCGGAAGCCTTATTTGAATTTGAAGGAAAGGAATCTTTTGTCAGTAAGAGGACGGTTCAGCTTGATCTTCAGAATATGCGGAGTGAAAAATTCGGGTATGAAGCTCCTATTGAAGTTTACGAAAGAAAATACTACCGTTACAGCGATCCCGATTACAGCATTCATAATATCTCCGTGAATGAAAGTGATCTGAAGGCGATGAATAATGCGGTTCAGATTTTAAAACAATTTAAAGACTTTTCTATGTTCAAGGAGATGAATGGAGTTATTCAGAAACTGGAAGACTCTATTCAGTCAACCAACCAGAAATCGATTATTCACTTGGATAAAAATGAACAGTTAAAAGGATTGGAGCATATTGATATTTTGTATGAAAGTATTGCCAATAAAAAAGTACTGAAGATTCTTTACAAAAGCTTTACTGCAAGAGAATCCAATATTTTTACCGTACATCCCCAGCTTTTGAAGGAGTTCAATAACCGTTGGTTCCTGATCTGCCTCTACAAGCAGAAAATGTATAATCTGGCGCTGGACAGGATGGAAAGTATTGAAGCAGATGAAAGTCTTCAGTATATTGACAGGGAGCTGGATGGAGATGAATATTTTAAAGATATTGTAGGGGTAACGGTTTCCGAATCTATGGAGCCGAGAAATGTAGTGTTCTGGGTAGATGCAGGCAATGCTCCTTATGTAAAAACCAAACCGCTGCATAAAAGCCAGGAAATTATAAAGGAAGATCATGAAGGGACGCTCTTTAAAATTTGTGTTCAGATCAATTTTGAGTTAGAAAGATTGCTGCTTGGTTTTGGTGACAGTTTAATTGTTCATAAGCCCCGGAAATTGAGGCTGAAAATGGAAGAGAAATTTAGAGCAGGAAATAAAAATTATGAAAATCTGATTGTTCCTGATGAAATCTGATCTATTGGAGAAGTCCCAACAATAAAGGATTACAGCAGATATTTTATGGATGAATTTTATCTTGGCTTGGAAATTGTATTAATAACGTAACAATACCAAATTAATTATGAAATCAAGAATATTTAAAGCATTAATCGCCATCTTAGCACCCATAGCAATAGAATATATTGTTAAAAAAATATCTGAGAAACTTGACAAGAAAGAAGATCAGAAAGAAAAAGAACCAAAGCAGATTACGGCTTAAACGTAAAAGTAGTTAAAATTTAAAATTATTTAAAAAGAGACTGTCATTAGTATGTACAGTCTCTTTTTTTGTTGATGAGTGTTGAAGAGGATCATTGTTACCACCCCGTCAAAAATTCAAAGAATTTTTGCCACCCCTCCAGAGTAGGGGAATTTTTACGTCTCCAGTTGAGGTATTGATCAGAGTTGCACTTTTTTATGGTTAAAGAAGGCTGGATTCCTACGGAAAGACAAATTGTGAGGATAAACTATCATTACAATTTTTCTTTCCGTAGGAATCTAAGTATCTTTATTATCATTATCCAGATTAAAAACTTCTAAAAAAATCTTTTGACTTTTGTGTTTTCCCTATACGAAATCATAAATCCCGTCTTTCCATCCCAATACCTTAGAGGAATCTGCCTTAAGCCAGTTTTTTAAAATGGTGGCATATACTTTTCTGAAATCTTCTTGGTAGATAAGATCGCCTTCATTCAGGTTTTGCAGATCTGGAAGTGCATTCAGCAGTCCTTTTTTCTTCAGGTTTCCGCTGATGAGGAACATCTGGTTGGCGGTCCCGTGATCCGTTCCGTTGCTGGCGTTCTGGGCTACACGACGGCCGAATTCGGAGAATGTCATCAACAGGATATTTTTGAAGAGTCCATTGCTTTTCATATCGGCAACAAATGATCTTACCGATTCATTGATATCATCAAACAATTTTTTCTGCCTGTCATTCTGATTGACGTGCGTATCAAAACTTCCTACAGAAAGATAATACACCTGAGTATTGATGTCTGATTTTATCAAAGAAGCAACCGTTTTAAAATCTTTTCCTAACTGGGAATTAGGATAAACCTGTTCCGTCTTTTTAGCTTTGCTTTTTTCAAAAATATAATCGGCATTATTGATGGTAGAGCCTAAAGTCTGGTAAAGGTAGGAAACCGTTTCATCATCGTGGTGATGATCGTAAAGAGATTTAAAATACTTTTCCTGACTGGTTTGGTAAAGCCTTTTAGGATCCTTAAACGCAAAAGCTTTATTATTTTCACCTTTTAAGGCAAGACTTAGCATATCATCCACTTCCAGCGCCTGGGTAGGATGGTCGCACCGGTAACATTCTTCATCCAGAAAACGCCCAAGCCAGCCTGTTTCCAGAAACTGATCACTTCTGCTTGCTGATTGCCAGATATCCATGCTTCGGAAATGAGATTTGTCCGGATTGGGATAGCCAACATTGTTCATTACAGACAGCTCACCGTTATCAAAAAGTTCTTTAAAATAGGAGAGGGACGGATTAATTCCGGCCTCATCTGTAAGCGGTATGGAATTCTGAATAGCCAGTGTTTTCCTTTCTCTGAAGTAAATGTCGTTTTTAGTAGGAATAATCGTATTCAATCCGTCATTTCCGCCTGTAAACTGAAGAACTACCAGGATATTCTGATTGGGGTTCAGGGCTTCATCCAGCGTCATGGCTTTTAAGAAATTAGGCATCAGCATAGAAGCAGTAGCGAGTGAACTTATTTTGAGGAATTCTCTTCTTTTGATTAACATAATTTTGTTTTTAGGGTTTAAGGTGGCAGATGATAGGTAGTGGGTAGTAGGTTGCAAGTTATAGGACCGGGCTGCATTTTATTTTATAACAGTAAAAAATAAATAAATGATAGTCAAGTTATACTGCGACAGCTATTACCTGCTACCTGCAACCTAAAACCTCCTACCTAACATAACTGGTATTCCGGAGTAGACATCAGGTTGATGACATTCATTTTTATGCTCTTGTCAGAAAAATTCTTCACAGAATTCATGTCCAGACTACGTGGGTTCTGCAACAGATAGTCTTCACAGTTTTTATTCTCAAAAAGCTTTTCGATACGGCCCCAGTCGATCGTTATATTGGGATTTTTAAAGCTTTTGTTTAAAGTTGTTTCGCGGGATTTCATACCCATATCTATATCATCATCCTGGCGGGGGCTGTATTCCAAAGGGCGAAGTCCGGACCAGATCTGCGGAACCTGGAGTCTCAACATCAGAGTGGAGCTGTCAATCCACGACTTCCCATTAGGCCACCCTGAAACATTGGGAGGATAAAGAAGCATTTGTCCTAGCAATTTCTGGTAGACGATGAGGTTTTCAGGATTCTGGATTTGCATAGGAAGAATTCTCATGATTCCCGCCATAAGCTCCACGGGAGATTTTATACGGTTTCCTATATTCTTTTGATCGTAAAACCATGAACTTGAGAATATCTCAGTCATCAGTTTCTTGATGTCATATCCTGAATTGTAGAAGTTGGTACTGAGTTGATTAATAATCTCCTGATCTGGTTTTTCATTGACGAAGAATTTATAAATCTTCGTGGTAATGAATTGTGCCGTTGCTTTCTGTTCAAGGATAATATTGAGAACATCATTACCGTCAAAGTTTCCGGTTTTTCCTAAAAAGGTTTTGCTTCCTTCATCGTGAAGGTTTTTTCTCTCTTTAAAATTTCCTTCTTTATCATAGCTCCATCCGGTAAAGGCTCTGGCTCCTTCTCGTACATCTTTTTCAGTATAATTTCCTCGTCCCATCGTAAAGAGTTCCATGACTTCCCGGGCAAAGTTTTCATTAGGATGATCTTTTTTATTCTGCTGATTGTTCAGAAAGTTAAGCATCGCTGGTGACTGGCTGACCTCAAAAAGCAGATCTTTGAAGTTTCCCAATGCATTTTTCCTGATCGTATTTAAAAGCTGTTTGCTGAACCTTGGGTTCTGTACCCTTGATGCAAAATGTCCATGCCAGAAAAACGCCATTTTTTCTCTCATTTGTTCCTTGCTGTTCACCATGGAACTGAGGAAATTCAGGTTCAGTTCGTTATTTTGTTCCCTGTTGATCCGCTGCATTTCTTTTTTCTGTTCCGCGGGAGCCGTACTGTTCATATAGTCGGCAGCCAAAACCGGATCCGGAGTATCATAAGTGATCTCGCTGAAGCTGTCTTCTTTCAATAATTCATTCATCAGCGTTTTGATGTTCTTGTTTTTCAAATCGTCAATTTGATTAACTCCAACACCGAAACCTGCCCGCCAAAGAAGATGCTTGTTTTTTAATAATGAATCAGCCATCATGGAAAGAATTTATTTTTTGGATGTCGTTAGAAGATAAAGGTT of the Chryseobacterium aureum genome contains:
- a CDS encoding HopJ type III effector protein; the protein is MVLLEQLKHFPETIQFNDVIAYIDEHYEFTPTAFQNGDTTNQAGQNNGSCKLFSFASIHDLTQEETLGLFGEFYREDVLKNPDGTDHQNIRNFMKYGWEGITFDENALKEK
- a CDS encoding DUF1501 domain-containing protein yields the protein MLIKRREFLKISSLATASMLMPNFLKAMTLDEALNPNQNILVVLQFTGGNDGLNTIIPTKNDIYFRERKTLAIQNSIPLTDEAGINPSLSYFKELFDNGELSVMNNVGYPNPDKSHFRSMDIWQSASRSDQFLETGWLGRFLDEECYRCDHPTQALEVDDMLSLALKGENNKAFAFKDPKRLYQTSQEKYFKSLYDHHHDDETVSYLYQTLGSTINNADYIFEKSKAKKTEQVYPNSQLGKDFKTVASLIKSDINTQVYYLSVGSFDTHVNQNDRQKKLFDDINESVRSFVADMKSNGLFKNILLMTFSEFGRRVAQNASNGTDHGTANQMFLISGNLKKKGLLNALPDLQNLNEGDLIYQEDFRKVYATILKNWLKADSSKVLGWKDGIYDFV
- a CDS encoding DUF1800 domain-containing protein; this translates as MMADSLLKNKHLLWRAGFGVGVNQIDDLKNKNIKTLMNELLKEDSFSEITYDTPDPVLAADYMNSTAPAEQKKEMQRINREQNNELNLNFLSSMVNSKEQMREKMAFFWHGHFASRVQNPRFSKQLLNTIRKNALGNFKDLLFEVSQSPAMLNFLNNQQNKKDHPNENFAREVMELFTMGRGNYTEKDVREGARAFTGWSYDKEGNFKERKNLHDEGSKTFLGKTGNFDGNDVLNIILEQKATAQFITTKIYKFFVNEKPDQEIINQLSTNFYNSGYDIKKLMTEIFSSSWFYDQKNIGNRIKSPVELMAGIMRILPMQIQNPENLIVYQKLLGQMLLYPPNVSGWPNGKSWIDSSTLMLRLQVPQIWSGLRPLEYSPRQDDDIDMGMKSRETTLNKSFKNPNITIDWGRIEKLFENKNCEDYLLQNPRSLDMNSVKNFSDKSIKMNVINLMSTPEYQLC
- a CDS encoding RtcB family protein, with the protein product MGTQGDGNHFLFVGISKNTGNTMMVTHHGSRAPGAALYDKGMKVANRFRQEISPETLRENAWIPYDTEEGKSYWEALQLIRQWTKENHTSLHDAVLNKLEMEKENRYWNEHNFVFKDGDLFYHAKGATPLDDKFMPDITGPRLIPLNMAEPVLIVQGKTNERNLGFAPHGAGRNFSRSQHKRSLAHKTTEEIFNEETAGLDIRFYSNEIDISELPSAYKSAKNVRAQIEEYGLCEVLDEVMPYGCIMAGDVQKNAPWKKKKKFRKA
- a CDS encoding helix-turn-helix transcriptional regulator translates to MSSNKNALIRYKTLDKCLKNKYRKYTLEDLIDECSEALFEFEGKESFVSKRTVQLDLQNMRSEKFGYEAPIEVYERKYYRYSDPDYSIHNISVNESDLKAMNNAVQILKQFKDFSMFKEMNGVIQKLEDSIQSTNQKSIIHLDKNEQLKGLEHIDILYESIANKKVLKILYKSFTARESNIFTVHPQLLKEFNNRWFLICLYKQKMYNLALDRMESIEADESLQYIDRELDGDEYFKDIVGVTVSESMEPRNVVFWVDAGNAPYVKTKPLHKSQEIIKEDHEGTLFKICVQINFELERLLLGFGDSLIVHKPRKLRLKMEEKFRAGNKNYENLIVPDEI